The following coding sequences lie in one Mycobacterium sp. DL440 genomic window:
- a CDS encoding TetR family transcriptional regulator: protein MPRVGTPREPGQASTPRQLARNAAILGAAARLGTLHGLERVQMADIAAEAGVALGTLYRYYPTKHHLYAAALASSIRAMPEPTGIPDDPVVAVCGFLGEAADRLLAQPRLARAMLVSINAIRSSADAPADLSTRERILAMAGVVEPTDEDHRLARLVEQCMYGILTWATAGQLDAQSAVADVRYACELLLAPWNERVAGTRHV from the coding sequence ATGCCGCGCGTCGGAACACCACGGGAGCCGGGGCAGGCCTCGACGCCCCGTCAACTGGCACGCAACGCCGCGATTCTTGGCGCGGCCGCCCGCTTGGGGACACTGCACGGGCTGGAGCGGGTCCAGATGGCGGACATCGCCGCTGAGGCCGGCGTCGCTCTCGGCACGCTCTATCGCTACTACCCGACCAAGCATCACCTGTATGCAGCGGCGCTCGCCTCGTCCATCCGGGCGATGCCCGAACCGACAGGTATCCCGGACGACCCGGTGGTGGCCGTATGTGGCTTCTTGGGTGAGGCCGCCGACAGACTGCTGGCGCAGCCGCGATTGGCTCGGGCAATGCTGGTTTCCATCAACGCTATTCGGTCGTCGGCAGACGCACCGGCAGATCTGTCGACGCGTGAGCGGATCTTGGCCATGGCAGGGGTTGTCGAACCCACCGACGAGGATCATCGGCTGGCCCGGCTGGTTGAGCAGTGCATGTACGGGATCCTGACCTGGGCCACCGCGGGGCAACTCGACGCGCAGAGCGCGGTCGCGGATGTGCGGTACGCATGTGAACTGCTACTGGCGCCGTGGAATGAGCGAGTTGCGGGCACACGACATGTGTGA
- a CDS encoding TIGR03619 family F420-dependent LLM class oxidoreductase, with amino-acid sequence MRLGLSTPVVMQHPGMTSPWEADAGPGELALIAEAADALGFHHLTCAEHTGIPASAAGVRGTVYWDPLATLSFLAARTQRIQLVTAVLVLGYHHPVALAKSYGTLDRLCGGRVILGVGVGSLTEEFELLGAQWHGRGAAADLDIAKLRAAWGRPVVDGFSIEPHATTTDLPLWVGGRTKRSLRRAVDLGTGWMPFGLSAETIAEFLAVHRPPEGFEVVLAPGAALDPLGDPDGARRRLEQLREVGATIAHCTVSADSANHYGDQLAALREIGDPL; translated from the coding sequence GTGAGGCTCGGACTATCCACCCCCGTAGTCATGCAACATCCCGGTATGACCTCCCCGTGGGAGGCCGACGCCGGACCTGGCGAGCTGGCGTTGATCGCCGAAGCCGCAGACGCGCTGGGGTTCCACCATCTCACCTGCGCGGAGCACACCGGGATCCCCGCCTCGGCTGCCGGAGTGCGCGGCACGGTGTACTGGGATCCACTGGCCACCTTGTCGTTTCTGGCGGCCCGGACCCAGCGCATCCAGCTGGTCACGGCAGTGCTGGTGCTCGGATATCACCACCCGGTGGCACTGGCCAAGAGCTACGGAACTCTGGACCGGCTCTGTGGCGGACGGGTGATCCTTGGTGTCGGTGTGGGGTCATTGACCGAGGAGTTCGAGCTGCTCGGCGCCCAGTGGCACGGCCGCGGTGCGGCGGCTGACCTGGATATCGCAAAGCTTCGGGCCGCCTGGGGCCGGCCTGTGGTGGACGGCTTCAGCATCGAACCGCACGCGACCACAACCGATCTACCGTTGTGGGTGGGTGGCCGCACCAAGCGGTCATTGCGCCGCGCGGTCGATCTCGGGACCGGGTGGATGCCGTTCGGCCTGTCCGCTGAGACGATCGCCGAGTTTCTCGCCGTCCACCGCCCGCCCGAGGGCTTTGAGGTCGTTCTGGCCCCCGGCGCGGCGCTAGATCCGCTCGGCGACCCCGACGGAGCACGCCGACGACTGGAACAGCTACGCGAGGTCGGTGCGACGATCGCCCACTGCACGGTGAGCGCGGACAGCGCCAACCATTACGGTGATCAGCTCGCGGCCCTGCGCGAAATCGGGGACCCGTTGTAA
- a CDS encoding hotdog domain-containing protein — protein MRQLPPGHSVVTSDLNLRYLRPVTSGAARAVAHRAQW, from the coding sequence ATGCGGCAGCTGCCACCGGGCCACAGTGTCGTGACGTCGGATTTGAATCTGCGGTATCTGCGCCCGGTCACCAGTGGCGCCGCGCGGGCCGTGGCCCATCGTGCACAGTGGTAA
- a CDS encoding NDMA-dependent alcohol dehydrogenase, producing MKTKGALVWDFGQPWSIEEIEIGDPRKGEVKVALETAGLCHSDHHLMTGDIPMADFPILGGHEGAGVIVEVGPETEGLEVGDHVVMSFIPSCGSCPACQVGLRNLCDLGMGLLAGASVSDGSFRIQTKGKNVIPMSLLGTFSPYVVVHRTSVVKIDPTIPFEVACLVGCGVTTGYGSAVRSADVRPGQDVAVIGIGGVGTAALQGAAIAGARRIFAVDPVEWKREQALKFGARAVYPDVAAALAGVAEATGGRMCHKVIVTVGRIDGREVESWMQLTAKGGTCVLTAMGNVVDSDTTLNLAGLTLLQKSLQGSLFGGGNPQFDIPELLSRYQLGGLNLDDMVTREYRLDQINDAYRDMLEGRNIRGVIRYTEADR from the coding sequence ATGAAAACCAAAGGTGCCCTGGTATGGGACTTCGGTCAACCGTGGTCGATCGAGGAGATCGAGATCGGCGACCCCCGCAAAGGCGAGGTCAAGGTGGCCCTGGAAACCGCGGGGCTGTGCCACTCCGACCATCATTTGATGACCGGAGACATCCCGATGGCCGACTTTCCGATCCTGGGTGGGCATGAAGGCGCCGGGGTGATCGTCGAGGTGGGGCCGGAGACCGAGGGCCTGGAGGTCGGCGATCACGTGGTGATGTCCTTCATCCCTTCCTGCGGCAGCTGCCCCGCCTGCCAGGTCGGCCTGCGCAATCTGTGTGACCTCGGAATGGGACTACTCGCGGGCGCCTCGGTCTCCGACGGGTCATTCCGTATACAGACCAAGGGAAAGAACGTGATTCCCATGTCACTGCTCGGCACCTTCTCGCCGTACGTCGTCGTGCATCGGACGTCCGTGGTGAAGATCGATCCGACGATCCCCTTCGAGGTGGCGTGCCTGGTGGGCTGCGGAGTGACCACCGGTTACGGCTCGGCGGTACGCAGTGCGGACGTTCGGCCCGGCCAGGACGTGGCGGTCATCGGCATCGGCGGTGTCGGCACCGCGGCGCTACAGGGCGCGGCGATCGCCGGAGCCCGGCGCATCTTCGCCGTCGACCCGGTGGAGTGGAAGCGCGAGCAAGCACTGAAATTCGGTGCGCGCGCGGTCTACCCAGATGTGGCGGCCGCCTTGGCCGGAGTGGCCGAAGCGACCGGCGGCCGCATGTGCCACAAGGTCATCGTGACCGTCGGGCGCATTGACGGCCGCGAAGTGGAGTCGTGGATGCAGCTCACCGCAAAAGGCGGTACGTGTGTGCTCACGGCGATGGGTAATGTCGTCGATTCCGACACCACGCTGAACCTGGCCGGCTTGACGCTGCTGCAGAAGAGCCTGCAGGGCAGCCTGTTCGGCGGCGGAAACCCGCAATTCGACATCCCCGAGCTGCTGAGCCGCTATCAACTCGGCGGGTTGAATCTCGACGACATGGTGACCCGCGAGTACCGCCTCGACCAGATCAACGATGCGTACCGGGACATGTTGGAGGGGCGCAACATCCGCGGTGTCATCCGCTACACCGAGGCGGACCGGTGA
- a CDS encoding class I adenylate-forming enzyme family protein — translation MSDAALTIDTVLRERAATMASKPMVIDPMTRLSYTELDSSTAVLAAGFLANGVTKGSRVGLVMPNGVDWVRIAIALTRIGAVLVPLSTLLRPGELAAQLRMASVQFLIAVEEFRGHRYPVEIGRLPALRAVWTAGETLLFSGPRATADALAARVRESDPMVIMFTSGSSGPPKGTIHSHRNALGAVRSGLDARRITPDTRLYLPMPFFWVGGFGAGILSALLAGATLVTEPIPRPDSTLELLRRQRVTLFRGWPEQAEALARHAGTAELTTLQPGSLEALLPVEMRSRPGARASLLGMTESFGPYCGYQSDTDMPESAWGSCGKPFDGMDVRIVDTETGTTQSAGAVGEIQIRGRHVMRGICRRSREDVFTPDGYYPTGDLGYLDRDGFLFYRGRSDDMFKVSGATVYPSEVQRALRSVPGVRTAHVVNVPVGQANRVGAAVVVDGLSVEALCTEAHVSISSFKVPTLWLLLDHEDAVPRGATGKVDNTALRAMLREGVQR, via the coding sequence ATGTCTGACGCCGCCCTCACCATCGACACCGTGCTGCGTGAGCGTGCCGCAACCATGGCATCGAAACCGATGGTGATCGACCCCATGACCCGGCTCTCCTACACCGAACTGGATTCCAGTACAGCAGTATTGGCAGCTGGATTCCTCGCCAACGGCGTCACCAAAGGTTCCCGGGTCGGCCTCGTGATGCCCAACGGCGTCGATTGGGTACGGATTGCCATCGCGCTCACCAGGATCGGTGCGGTACTGGTGCCGCTGAGCACACTGCTGCGCCCCGGCGAACTCGCGGCGCAACTACGGATGGCATCGGTGCAGTTCCTCATCGCGGTCGAGGAATTCCGGGGTCATCGTTACCCGGTGGAAATCGGTCGACTGCCCGCGCTACGTGCAGTGTGGACCGCCGGGGAGACGCTGCTATTCAGCGGACCACGGGCCACGGCCGATGCGCTTGCCGCCCGGGTCCGGGAGAGCGACCCGATGGTGATCATGTTCACCTCGGGCAGCAGCGGGCCACCCAAAGGGACCATTCATTCGCACCGAAATGCCCTGGGCGCCGTCCGCTCCGGCCTCGACGCCCGCCGCATCACCCCCGACACCCGGCTCTATCTGCCCATGCCGTTCTTCTGGGTAGGCGGTTTCGGCGCTGGAATCCTTTCTGCCCTGCTGGCCGGGGCCACCCTGGTGACCGAGCCAATCCCCCGTCCCGACTCCACCCTTGAACTGCTGCGGCGCCAGCGGGTCACCCTGTTTCGCGGCTGGCCCGAACAGGCTGAGGCACTGGCCCGCCATGCGGGCACCGCAGAGCTGACCACACTGCAGCCGGGAAGCCTTGAGGCGCTGTTGCCGGTTGAGATGCGGTCACGTCCCGGAGCGCGGGCGTCATTGTTGGGGATGACCGAATCGTTCGGCCCGTACTGCGGATACCAGTCCGACACCGACATGCCGGAATCGGCCTGGGGCAGCTGCGGCAAGCCGTTCGACGGCATGGATGTTCGCATCGTCGACACCGAAACCGGCACAACACAGTCCGCGGGCGCCGTCGGCGAGATCCAGATCCGCGGGCGGCATGTCATGCGTGGGATCTGCCGACGCAGTCGCGAGGACGTCTTCACTCCGGACGGCTACTACCCCACCGGTGATCTGGGCTACCTCGATCGCGACGGATTCCTGTTCTACCGTGGCCGCTCCGATGACATGTTCAAAGTCAGTGGCGCCACGGTCTATCCCAGCGAGGTTCAGCGTGCGCTGCGGTCTGTTCCAGGAGTCCGGACCGCTCACGTTGTGAATGTTCCTGTTGGCCAGGCCAATCGGGTTGGTGCGGCTGTAGTGGTCGACGGGCTCTCGGTAGAGGCGTTATGCACCGAGGCTCACGTCTCCATCAGCTCGTTCAAGGTTCCCACGCTGTGGCTGCTGCTCGACCACGAGGACGCGGTTCCGCGCGGAGCCACCGGGAAGGTCGACAACACCGCGCTGCGGGCCATGTTGAGGGAAGGTGTCCAACGATGA
- a CDS encoding class I adenylate-forming enzyme family protein has protein sequence MPDTVPGLLRGCTEHPLLICDDEGISYGEAERRSASVASGLIELGAGKGTHVGLLYPNGVDFVVAMLAAARIGAVVVPYSTFLTGSELRTQLRNSDTGILLSTRSYRNNDYVQRLADIEAPGLRHVLFEMPHADGPGLTGLEDDVEESDVLAIIYTSGSTGTPKGVVHTHGALVAHQRNLNEIRGLTAADRLFCNSPFFWIGGFAFGLLATMAAGGTLICSNSTDAGVTLDLLDTEKPTVTNGFVAGIANLTRHPSYPDRIFTASRGNLYPVMAPDARPDDPELRHNILGMTETGSVVLIDEDVRDQPEHRRGSYGRSAPGFETRVLPSGELCVRGPYLMLGYYGRNRDDCFDVDGWFHTGDLVRVDDDGYFYFLGRAGAMIKTAGANVTPGEVEKALTEVLTEAEAQVQVHVLGLPDPDRGQVVAAVVVMNDSTQFDEAAVCRALRTRLSAYKVPRRFAVLRAEELPVLSSGKVDTTALAGLFDV, from the coding sequence GTGCCTGACACCGTTCCCGGACTTCTGCGCGGATGCACCGAGCACCCGCTGCTGATCTGTGACGACGAAGGGATCAGCTACGGCGAGGCCGAACGTCGCTCCGCCTCGGTGGCATCCGGGCTGATCGAACTGGGTGCAGGCAAAGGTACCCACGTCGGTCTGCTCTACCCCAACGGCGTGGACTTCGTGGTGGCCATGCTCGCCGCCGCGAGAATCGGTGCGGTGGTGGTGCCGTACTCGACCTTCCTCACCGGCAGCGAACTGCGGACCCAGTTGCGCAACAGCGACACCGGAATCCTGCTGTCGACGCGCAGCTACCGCAACAACGACTATGTGCAACGTCTTGCCGATATCGAAGCCCCGGGTCTGCGGCACGTGCTGTTCGAGATGCCGCACGCCGACGGACCGGGGCTGACCGGGCTGGAAGACGATGTCGAAGAGTCGGACGTGTTGGCGATCATCTACACATCGGGGTCCACCGGCACCCCCAAAGGCGTGGTGCACACACATGGCGCACTGGTGGCACATCAGCGCAATCTCAACGAGATTCGGGGGCTCACCGCCGCTGACCGACTGTTCTGCAACTCGCCGTTCTTCTGGATCGGGGGGTTCGCCTTCGGGCTACTGGCCACCATGGCCGCCGGGGGCACGCTGATTTGCTCTAACTCGACCGATGCCGGCGTCACTCTCGACCTGCTGGATACTGAGAAACCCACCGTCACCAATGGTTTCGTCGCGGGCATCGCCAACCTGACACGCCACCCCAGCTACCCCGACCGGATCTTCACGGCGTCCCGGGGCAATCTGTATCCGGTCATGGCGCCCGACGCCCGGCCGGATGATCCCGAACTGCGGCACAACATACTGGGCATGACCGAGACCGGCAGCGTGGTGTTGATCGACGAGGACGTACGCGATCAGCCGGAGCATCGTCGCGGCAGCTACGGGCGGTCCGCACCCGGATTCGAGACCAGAGTGCTGCCGTCGGGCGAATTGTGTGTGCGCGGACCGTATCTCATGCTGGGCTACTACGGACGCAACCGCGACGACTGCTTTGACGTGGACGGATGGTTCCACACCGGCGATCTGGTGCGCGTCGACGACGACGGATACTTCTATTTTCTCGGTCGAGCCGGCGCGATGATCAAAACGGCCGGTGCGAATGTCACACCTGGTGAGGTCGAGAAGGCGCTGACGGAAGTCCTGACCGAAGCCGAGGCCCAGGTTCAAGTACACGTGCTCGGCCTGCCCGACCCCGACCGGGGGCAGGTCGTGGCTGCCGTCGTGGTGATGAACGACTCGACGCAGTTCGACGAGGCCGCGGTGTGTCGCGCTCTGCGTACCCGACTGTCGGCCTACAAGGTGCCCCGCAGGTTCGCGGTGTTGCGAGCGGAGGAACTGCCCGTGCTATCGAGCGGGAAAGTCGACACCACTGCGCTGGCGGGACTGTTCGATGTCTGA
- a CDS encoding class I adenylate-forming enzyme family protein, which yields MAHPLSQRINDVLDLDPAANAIQYDGQWGNWGQVATLARHIGAVSVGLRVGIMLRNQPAHVAALLGVLAAGGTVVVINPSRGDERTRADIEALAVPVLIGLADDIANLASRSPTTTTVTISDLDTAPGVTAAVSPHHDAGRPGVAVWMLTSGTTGPPKRVDLTYDMLARSVIGRDPENAPAPTELRRGVAIVNSPLVHVGGVFRVLLCIAEARSFVLLPKFELQRWADAVREHQPRAVSLVPAALRMVLDSDLTRDDLASVRAVTSGTAPLSADDADAFTEKFGIPVLTSYAATEFGGGVASWTLADHNKYWNDKRGSVGRANPGAQLQVVDEDGDPLGSDQKGLLEVKPAQFDADADWIRTTDLARIDADGFVWILGRADQAIIRGGFKVMPDDVRTALESHPAVLGAAVIGLPDDRLGETPVAMVELRAPAPSAELTDFLQGRLARYEIPTRIAIVDSIPRTPSGKADLGAVREYFSASA from the coding sequence ATGGCCCACCCGCTTTCACAGCGCATCAACGACGTACTCGATCTCGATCCTGCCGCGAACGCCATCCAGTACGACGGGCAATGGGGCAATTGGGGCCAGGTCGCGACGCTGGCACGGCACATCGGCGCGGTGTCGGTGGGTCTGCGGGTCGGGATCATGCTGCGCAACCAGCCCGCCCATGTGGCGGCCCTACTCGGTGTGCTGGCCGCCGGCGGCACCGTCGTGGTGATCAATCCGTCCCGCGGTGACGAGCGCACCCGCGCCGACATCGAAGCCCTCGCCGTGCCGGTACTCATTGGCCTGGCCGACGATATCGCCAACCTGGCGTCTCGCTCCCCCACGACGACAACAGTGACGATCAGCGATCTCGACACCGCACCCGGGGTCACCGCCGCCGTGAGCCCCCACCACGATGCGGGACGCCCCGGCGTGGCGGTGTGGATGCTGACCAGCGGCACCACCGGTCCACCGAAACGCGTAGACCTCACCTACGACATGCTGGCCCGCAGCGTCATCGGGCGTGATCCTGAGAATGCCCCGGCACCAACCGAACTGCGACGCGGGGTGGCCATCGTCAACTCACCGCTGGTCCACGTCGGCGGAGTGTTCCGGGTGCTGTTGTGCATCGCCGAAGCGCGATCATTCGTGCTGCTGCCCAAGTTCGAGCTCCAACGCTGGGCCGATGCCGTGCGAGAGCACCAGCCTCGGGCGGTGTCACTTGTGCCGGCCGCACTGCGCATGGTGCTGGACTCCGACCTCACCCGCGACGACCTCGCCAGTGTGCGCGCGGTCACCTCCGGTACCGCCCCACTGTCGGCCGACGACGCCGACGCCTTCACCGAGAAGTTCGGTATCCCGGTACTGACCTCCTACGCCGCGACCGAGTTCGGCGGTGGGGTGGCGAGCTGGACCCTCGCCGACCACAACAAATATTGGAATGACAAGCGCGGCAGTGTGGGCCGGGCCAATCCCGGTGCCCAGCTGCAGGTGGTCGACGAGGACGGCGACCCGTTGGGGTCGGATCAGAAAGGCTTGCTGGAGGTCAAACCGGCACAGTTCGATGCCGACGCGGACTGGATACGAACCACCGACCTGGCCCGCATCGACGCCGACGGTTTCGTCTGGATTCTCGGCCGCGCCGATCAGGCCATCATCCGCGGCGGATTCAAGGTCATGCCCGACGATGTCCGCACCGCACTGGAGAGCCATCCGGCCGTCCTCGGTGCGGCTGTGATCGGCTTGCCCGACGACCGGCTCGGTGAGACACCGGTGGCGATGGTGGAGTTGCGCGCGCCTGCCCCCTCGGCCGAACTCACCGACTTTCTGCAGGGCCGGCTCGCCCGGTACGAGATCCCCACCAGGATCGCGATTGTCGACTCGATCCCCCGCACCCCGTCGGGCAAGGCCGACCTGGGTGCCGTACGGGAGTACTTCTCTGCCAGTGCCTGA
- a CDS encoding enoyl-CoA hydratase/isomerase family protein, protein MDTILLDADHESRVATVTLNRPEALNSFNRIMCNEMRDAWHAIKDDEGINAVVLRAAGDRAFSAGLDVKSSYGQPEIVWNHEDPGELLSPKWQKMWKPVVCAVQGMCTAGALYFVNEADVVICSQEATFFDSHVSAGLVSALEPIGLMRRVGLGDTLRMALMGNDERVGADTALRIGLVTEVVTRHQLWDRAHEIAATIAAKPPTATQGTVKAIWESLDKPYRAAMDQGLIYTRLGNPIAKAELADRPLPKTTPRIR, encoded by the coding sequence ATGGACACGATTCTCCTCGACGCCGACCACGAGTCCCGCGTCGCCACGGTCACGCTGAACCGGCCCGAAGCCCTGAACTCGTTCAACCGCATCATGTGCAACGAGATGCGCGACGCCTGGCACGCCATCAAGGACGACGAGGGCATCAACGCCGTCGTGCTGCGGGCGGCCGGCGACCGCGCGTTCAGCGCCGGGCTGGACGTGAAGTCCAGTTACGGACAGCCCGAAATCGTCTGGAACCACGAGGATCCCGGTGAACTCCTCAGCCCGAAGTGGCAGAAGATGTGGAAGCCGGTGGTGTGTGCGGTGCAGGGGATGTGCACGGCCGGCGCGCTGTACTTCGTCAACGAGGCCGACGTGGTGATCTGCTCGCAGGAAGCCACGTTCTTCGATTCTCACGTCAGCGCCGGGCTGGTCTCGGCACTGGAGCCGATCGGCCTGATGCGCCGGGTCGGGCTCGGTGACACGCTGCGGATGGCGTTGATGGGCAACGACGAACGGGTCGGGGCCGACACCGCGCTGCGGATCGGTCTGGTGACCGAAGTGGTGACCAGACATCAGTTGTGGGACCGCGCGCACGAGATTGCTGCGACCATTGCGGCGAAACCGCCGACGGCCACCCAGGGCACAGTGAAGGCCATTTGGGAATCTCTGGACAAGCCCTACCGCGCCGCGATGGATCAGGGACTCATCTACACCCGCCTCGGCAATCCGATCGCCAAGGCCGAGTTGGCCGACCGTCCCCTGCCCAAGACAACACCCCGGATCCGCTGA
- a CDS encoding enoyl-CoA hydratase/isomerase family protein — protein MTDYDTIKYEVDGHKATITLNRPDALNALSPHMITELRAAYDEAETDDNIWLMIVTATGRAFCTGADVKEIPGDGKVLNERPYLSTYEQWEAPQEGTPPFRTMAKPVVVAINGICCGAGLDWVTTGDIVIASDKATFFDPHVSIGLVAAREMVRLARALPRSVALRMALMGKHERMTVERAYELGLITEIVEHDKLLERAHEIADTVCLNAPLAVRGTRLAIHKTLDLPLHEGEILAETFRERVVRTEDALEGPRAFVEKRKPNWQAR, from the coding sequence ATGACCGACTACGACACGATCAAGTACGAGGTGGACGGCCACAAAGCCACCATCACCCTGAATCGGCCGGATGCGCTCAACGCGTTGTCCCCGCACATGATCACCGAACTGCGGGCCGCTTACGACGAGGCCGAAACCGACGACAACATCTGGCTGATGATCGTCACCGCCACCGGCCGGGCGTTCTGCACCGGCGCCGATGTCAAGGAGATCCCCGGCGACGGCAAGGTCCTCAACGAGCGCCCCTACCTGTCCACCTACGAACAGTGGGAGGCACCGCAGGAGGGCACCCCACCGTTTCGCACCATGGCCAAGCCGGTGGTCGTCGCGATCAACGGAATCTGCTGCGGTGCCGGGCTGGACTGGGTCACCACCGGCGACATCGTGATCGCCTCGGACAAGGCGACCTTCTTCGACCCACACGTGAGCATCGGCCTGGTCGCCGCTCGCGAGATGGTGAGACTGGCCCGCGCACTCCCCCGATCAGTGGCGCTGCGAATGGCCTTGATGGGTAAGCACGAGCGAATGACCGTCGAACGTGCCTACGAGCTCGGACTGATCACCGAGATCGTCGAGCACGACAAGCTGCTGGAACGTGCCCACGAAATCGCCGACACGGTGTGTCTCAATGCGCCACTGGCGGTCCGGGGCACCCGGCTGGCCATTCACAAGACGCTGGACCTGCCGCTGCACGAGGGCGAGATCCTGGCCGAGACGTTCCGCGAACGGGTCGTCCGGACCGAGGATGCGCTCGAGGGGCCGCGGGCCTTCGTGGAGAAGCGTAAGCCCAACTGGCAGGCGCGCTAG
- a CDS encoding enoyl-CoA hydratase/isomerase family protein translates to MSDEAISTSRDSAVLRITLDRPSRRNSLSHSMIDSLVATLSAAAYDESLRAVVITAAGEDFCAGADWVATNSTGQRPRTGDLVRRIPHTAHRVIELVATIQLPVVCAVRGWAVGLGCNLALAADFTIADTGATFWEPFMSRGFTPDSGATWLLPRLAGVARAKRMLLLGEKVSGSQAAEWGLIHSAVPADELDSAAEQLLARLAAGPTVAIGLAKQAIAYGQHATLTQSMNQELSNLELSCRTGDFKEGLAAFREHRDPDFTGR, encoded by the coding sequence GTGAGCGACGAGGCGATATCGACATCCCGCGACAGCGCGGTCCTGCGCATCACACTCGACCGGCCGTCGCGGCGTAACTCATTGAGTCACAGCATGATCGACAGCTTGGTCGCCACACTGTCGGCAGCTGCCTATGACGAGTCATTGCGCGCCGTCGTCATCACCGCCGCCGGGGAGGACTTCTGCGCCGGAGCCGACTGGGTCGCCACCAACAGCACCGGACAACGCCCCCGTACCGGCGACCTGGTCCGCCGGATCCCGCACACGGCGCACCGGGTCATCGAACTGGTGGCCACCATCCAGTTGCCCGTGGTGTGCGCGGTGCGCGGCTGGGCGGTGGGGTTGGGCTGCAACCTCGCGCTGGCCGCCGACTTCACGATCGCCGACACCGGCGCGACGTTCTGGGAGCCGTTCATGAGCCGGGGATTCACCCCCGATTCCGGGGCGACCTGGCTGCTGCCGCGACTGGCGGGAGTGGCCCGGGCCAAGCGGATGCTCCTGCTCGGCGAGAAAGTCAGTGGCTCACAGGCCGCCGAGTGGGGACTGATCCACAGCGCCGTTCCCGCCGATGAATTGGACTCCGCGGCCGAACAACTCCTGGCCCGGCTGGCGGCCGGACCCACCGTCGCGATCGGGCTGGCCAAACAGGCCATCGCCTACGGCCAACACGCCACCCTGACCCAGTCCATGAATCAAGAATTGTCCAACCTGGAACTCTCCTGCCGCACAGGCGATTTCAAAGAAGGCCTGGCCGCGTTCCGGGAACACCGCGATCCGGACTTCACCGGACGATAA
- a CDS encoding FadR/GntR family transcriptional regulator, producing MPVHRIRQPRVAEIVASKLRDDILSGRLREGDILPTQENLFQQFGVSPPALREAIHLLETDGLISVRRGNVGGAVVQMPSADRTAHMIGMVLQTRAATPADVSEALLRLEPICAGMCAAREDRATEVVPHLQAEIDLQAAQFGDLSQYVPNARRFHEALVSRCGNEPMILLIGSLELIWSAHESSVWGDDVDQKTMRAALRDHQRLLDAISDGDVARATKLAADHLTAARRTTLAAGNDKTIEARLISHDR from the coding sequence GTGCCGGTACATCGGATACGCCAACCTCGGGTGGCCGAGATCGTCGCGTCCAAACTGCGCGACGACATCCTGTCCGGGCGCCTGCGTGAAGGTGACATCCTGCCCACCCAGGAGAACTTGTTCCAGCAGTTCGGGGTCAGCCCGCCGGCGTTGCGGGAAGCCATCCACCTGCTGGAGACCGACGGTCTGATCTCGGTGCGCCGCGGAAACGTCGGAGGAGCGGTGGTGCAGATGCCCTCGGCCGACCGCACCGCCCACATGATCGGCATGGTGTTGCAGACTCGGGCCGCAACGCCCGCCGACGTGAGCGAGGCGCTGCTGCGCCTGGAACCGATCTGCGCCGGGATGTGTGCGGCCCGTGAGGACCGCGCTACCGAGGTGGTGCCCCATCTGCAGGCCGAGATCGACCTTCAGGCAGCGCAGTTCGGCGATCTGTCGCAATATGTGCCCAATGCCAGACGGTTTCACGAGGCCTTGGTGTCCCGGTGTGGCAACGAGCCGATGATCCTGCTGATCGGCTCGTTGGAACTGATCTGGTCGGCGCACGAATCTTCGGTATGGGGCGACGACGTCGATCAGAAGACCATGCGCGCCGCGCTACGTGACCATCAGCGCCTGCTCGACGCCATCTCCGACGGCGACGTGGCCCGTGCCACCAAACTCGCCGCCGACCATCTCACCGCCGCCCGGCGCACCACGCTGGCTGCCGGTAACGACAAAACCATTGAAGCGAGGTTGATTTCGCATGACAGATGA